Proteins encoded together in one Peribacillus asahii window:
- the rpmF gene encoding 50S ribosomal protein L32, with protein MAVPFRRTSKTVKRKRRTHFKLSVPGMVECPSCGEMKLSHRVCKECGTYNGKEVVNK; from the coding sequence ATGGCTGTACCTTTTAGAAGAACGTCTAAAACTGTAAAAAGAAAACGTCGTACACACTTCAAACTATCTGTACCTGGTATGGTAGAATGCCCAAGCTGCGGTGAAATGAAACTTTCACACCGTGTTTGTAAAGAATGTGGAACATACAACGGAAAAGAAGTTGTTAACAAATAA